TCCTCGAGGATGATCTGCAGCAGGATGCTGCGCGTCAGGTCTTCGTTGGATTTCGCGTCGACGACCTTGAAGTCCTCCTGTTCCAGCACGAGCTGCTTGACGTCGGTCAGCGTGATGTACGTGCTCGTCTCGGTATCGTAGAGCCGGCGGTTCGGATACTTCTTGATGAGCCGCTCGGCCGTTTTCTTTGTAGTAGTCATGTAACGCCTTTGGGTGCAGCGTAGCGCAAGTGACGAATCCCCGCCTCCCGGTTCCGGGAGGCGGGGGCCTTCGGAAACGCCAGGCCGCGCGGCCGAAGCAGCTCGCGCAGCCGGGCGTTCAGCCCATATGCAGGCCGCCGTTCAGCGAGAAGTCGGCGCCGGTCGCGAAACCCGAATCGTTCGACGCGAGCCACGCGACGATCGAACCGATTTCCTCGGGGGCGCCAAGACGACGCACAGGAATCGTCGCGACGATCTTCTCGAGCACGTCCGGACGAATCGCCTTCACCATGTCGGTGCCGATGTAGCCGGGCGACACGGTGTTGACCGTCACGCCCTTCGTTGCGACTTCCTGCGCAAGTGCCATCGTGAAACCATGGATGCCGGCCTTCGCGGTCGAGTAGTTCGTCTGGCCGAATTGACCTTTCTGGCCGTTCACCGACGAAATGTTGATGATCCGCCCCCAGCCGCGCTCGACCATCCCGTCGATCACCTGTTTCGTCACGTTGAACAGGCTCGTCAGGTTGGTGTCGATCACGGCCGTCCAGTCTTCATGCGTCATCTTGCGGAACACGACGTCGCGCGTGATGCCCGCGTTGTTGACCAGCACGTCGATCTCGCCGACTTCGGCCTTGACCTTGTCGAATGCTGCCTTGGTCGAGTCCCAGTCGCCCACGTTGCCTTCCGATGCGATGAAATCGTAGCCGAGCGCCTTCTGGTCCTCGAGCCATTTCACTCGGCGCGGCGAGTTCGGGCCGCAACCCGCGACCACCTTGAAGCCGTCTTTCAACAGACGCTGGCAGATGCTGGTGCCGATGCCGCCCATCCCGCCCGTTACGTAC
The sequence above is a segment of the Burkholderia diffusa genome. Coding sequences within it:
- a CDS encoding 3-ketoacyl-ACP reductase, which produces MSQRIAYVTGGMGGIGTSICQRLLKDGFKVVAGCGPNSPRRVKWLEDQKALGYDFIASEGNVGDWDSTKAAFDKVKAEVGEIDVLVNNAGITRDVVFRKMTHEDWTAVIDTNLTSLFNVTKQVIDGMVERGWGRIINISSVNGQKGQFGQTNYSTAKAGIHGFTMALAQEVATKGVTVNTVSPGYIGTDMVKAIRPDVLEKIVATIPVRRLGAPEEIGSIVAWLASNDSGFATGADFSLNGGLHMG